The Betta splendens chromosome 4, fBetSpl5.4, whole genome shotgun sequence genome contains a region encoding:
- the pld1b gene encoding phospholipase D1 isoform X2 produces MLRQSDPSSSTLQLVANDMTGIMEKLDTRELDLGDGDYDTTDSSAPAGHLSFQTIYHTVGFKDPEAKVFLSLPITAKILEVERFTSVQDRFNVTTQRSVNKSMPAVFKIELKHGEFTWVVKKKEKHFMELHKELRTYKTFMKLPLPSRSHTIKRKTVARSGEGQIPNLPRGGGEELDREGQVSSRRKQLEDYLNKLLKMPMYRNYHATMEFIDVSQLSFIHDLGPKGLEGMVLKRSGGHRIPGINCCGHSKICYRWSKRWLVVKDSFLLYMKPDSGAISFVMLVDKEFGIKMDSKDTETKHGVRVDSLSRSLVLKCSSYRHARWWGQAIEGFVKKHGSAFLTDHRFRSFAKEKENIPAKWYVNGRTYMEDVADALEGAKEEIFITDWWLSPEIFLKRPVVEGNRWRLDCILKRKAQQGVQIFVMLYKEVELALGINSGYSKRTLLGLHPNIKVMRHPDHVSSTVYLWAHHEKIVVVDQSVAFVGGIDLAYGRWDDREHRLTDIGSVTLSNLDQTRAAPSTSAEPASGRGVLTVSDSVEQPRLRGHGKRKSRFSIRRHLQKHGLAQADSDSDLEAEDRSGSMRSLHTGVGELFGNTRFWHGKDYCNFVHKDWIQLDKPFDDFIDRHATPRMPWHDIAAVVHGRAARDVARHFIQRWNFTKLVKPKYNSASFPCLLPKSHTTAGEEQYQVPDSVRARVQILRSASDWSAGIKYHEESIHEAYVHVIQSSQHFIYIENQFFISCADNKHVFNRIGDAIAQRIIRAHREGKRYRVFVVTPLLPGFEGDINTGGGSAIQAVMHFNYRTMNRGDQSIISQLRRELGDQWINYISFAGLRTHAELEGKLVTELIYVHSKMMIADDNTVIIGSANINDRSMLGKRDSEVAVIVEDTELVASVMDGQTYQAGKFALQLRLECFKMILGAFTDASIDVSDPVSDQFYKEVWMTTAARNATIYEKVFRCLPSSDVRNLLELEVYLSKPSLDKEDAARAHEELKKIRGFLVQFPLQFLSEQNLLPPIGSKEAMVPMEVWT; encoded by the exons ATGCTGCGGCAGTCGGACCCGAGCTCCAGCACCCTGCAGCTGGTGGCCAACGATATGACCGGCATCATGGAGAAACTGGACACCCGTGAGCTTGACCTGGGAGATGGAGACTACGACACCACGGACTCCAGTGCTCCAG CGGGGCACTTGTCTTTCCAAACCATCTACCACACGGTGGGTTTCAAGGACCCTGAAGCCAAAGTGTTCCTTTCGTTACCCATCACCGCCAAGATCCTGGAGGTGGAGCGGTTCACGTCGGTTCAGGACCGCTTCAACGTCACCACCCAGAGGAGCGTCAACAAG TCGATGCCGGCGGTGTTTAAGATAGAGCTGAAACACGGCGAGTTCACGTGGGtggtgaagaagaaggagaagcactTCATGGAGCTGCACAAGGAGCTGAGGACGTACAAGACCTTCATGAAGCTGCCGCTGCCGTCGCGCAG ccacACAATAAAGAGGAAGACAGTGGCGAGGAGCGGTGAGGGGCAGATCCCCAACCTgccccgaggaggaggagaggagctggacagaGAGGGGCAGGTCTCCAGTCGCAGG AAACAACTGGAGGATTACTTGAATAAGCTGTTGAAGATGCCGATGTACAGGAACTACCACGCTACG ATGGAGTTCATCGACGTGAGTCAGCTGTCCTTCATCCACGACCTGGGACCTAAAGGCCT CGAAGGAATGGTGCTGAAGCGATCCGGCGGCCATCGGATTCCTGGAATCAACTGCTGTGGGCACAGCAAGATCTGCTACCGCTGGTCCAAACG GTGGCTGGTGGTGAAGGACTCCTTCCTGCTGTACATGAAGCCGGACTCGGGGGCCATCTCCTTCGTGATGCTGGTCGACAAGGAGTTCGGCATCAAGATGGACTCCAAAGACACGGAGACCAAACACGGCGTCCGCGTCGACAGCCTCTCCAG GTCTCTGGTGTTGAAgtgcagcagctacagacacGCTCGCTGGTGGGGCCAGGCCATCGAAGGCTTCGTCAAGAAGCACGGCTCCGCGTTTCTCACCGATCATCGCTTCAGGTCCTTCGCCAAAGAGAAGGAGAACATTCCTGCCAAATG GTACGTGAATGGGAGGACGTACATGGAGGACGTGGCTGATGCTCTGGAAGGAGCCAAGGAAGAAATCTTCATAACAGACTggtg GTTGAGTCCAGAGATCTTCCTGAAGAGGCCGGTGGTGGAAGGCAACCGCTGGCGCCTGGACTGCATTTTAAAACGCAAAGCG caacaagGAGTGCAAATCTTCGTGATGCTGTACAAGGAGGTGGAGTTGGCTCTGGGCATCAACTCAGGATACAGCAAGCGGACGCTGCTGGGCCTCCACCCCAACATCAAG GTCATGCGTCACCCAGACCACGTGTCGTCCACCGTGTACCTGTGGGCGCACCATGAGAAGATCGTAGTGGTGGACCAGTCGGTGGCCTTCGTGGGCGGCATCGACCTGGCGTACGGGCGCTGGGATGACCGGGAGCACAGGCTGACGGACATCGGCAGCGTGACGCTGTCCAACCTGGACCAG ACCAGAGCCGCTCCCTCCACCAGTGCAGAGCCGGCCAGCGGCAGGGGCGTGCTGACGGTGTCGGACTCGGTGGAGCAGCCCAGACTGAGAGGCCACGGCAAGAGGAAGAGCCGGTTCAGCATCAGGAGACACCTGCAGAAACACGGGCTGGCCCAGGCCGACAGCGACAGCGACCTGGAGGCCGAGGACA gaaGCGGGTCGATGCGCAGTCTGCACACGGGCGTCGGTGAGCTCTTCGGGAACACGCGCTTCTGGCACGGCAAAGACTACTGCAACTTTGTGCACAAGGACTGGATCCAGCTGGACAAGCCGTTCGATG ACTTCATAGACAGACACGCCACTCCCAGGATGCCGTGGCACGACATCGCCGCCGTGGTCCACGGCAGAGCGGCTCGCGACGTGGCCAGACACTTCATCCAGCGCTGGAACTTCaccaag CTGGTGAAGCCAAAGTACAACAGTGCGTCGTTCCCGTGTCTGCTGCCCAAGTCTCACACCACGGCAGGAGAGGAGCAGTACCAGGTACCGGACAGCGTCCGGGCCAGAGTCCAG ATCCTCCGCTCGGCCTCCGACTGGTCCGCCGGCATCAAGTACCACGAGGAGTCGATCCACGAGGCGTACGTGCACGTCATCCAGAGCAGCCAGCACTTCATCTACATAGAG AATCAGTTCTTCATCAGCTGTGCAGACAACAAGCACGTTTTCAACCGGATCGGAGACGCTATCGCTCAGCGCATCATCAGAGCGCACAG GGAGGGGAAGCGGTACCGGGTGTTTGTGGTGACGCCGCTTCTTCCAGGCTTTGAAGGAGACATTAACACTGGGGgcggcagcgccatccaggccgTCATGCACTTCaactacag GACCATGAACAGAGGAGACCAGTCCATCATCTCCCAGCTTAGGAGGGAGC TGGGAGACCAGTGGATCAACTACATCTCCTTCGCTGGTCTGAGGACTCACGCTGAGCTGGAAGGCAAACTGGTCACAGAGCTCATCTACGTTCACAGCAAGATGATGATCGCCGACGACAACACGGTCATCATCG GCTCTGCCAACATCAACGACCGGAGCATGCTGGGAAAGCGGGACAGCGAGGTGGCGGTGATCGTGGAGGACACGGAGCTGGTGGCCTCGGTGATGGACGGGCAGACGTACCAGGCCGGAAagtttgctctgcagcttcgCCTCGAGTGTTTCAA GATGATTCTGGGCGCCTTCACGGACGCCTCCATCGACGTGTCCGACCCCGTCAGTGACCAGTTCTATAAGGAGGTGTGGATGACCACCGCCGCCCGTAACGCCACCATCTACGAGAAG GTTTTCCGCTGTCTCCCGTCCAGCGACGTCCGtaacctgctggagctggaggtctACCTGTCCAAGCCGAGCCTGGACAAGGAGGACGCGGCCCGCGCCCACGAGGAGCTCAAGAAGATCCGCGGCTTCCTGGTCCAGTTTCCTCTTCAGTTCCTGTCCGAGCAGAACCTGCTTCCTCCCATTGGCTCCAAGGAGGCCATGGTCCCCATGGAGGTCTGGACCTGA
- the pld1b gene encoding phospholipase D1 isoform X1, which translates to MLRQSDPSSSTLQLVANDMTGIMEKLDTRELDLGDGDYDTTDSSAPAGHLSFQTIYHTVGFKDPEAKVFLSLPITAKILEVERFTSVQDRFNVTTQRSVNKSMPAVFKIELKHGEFTWVVKKKEKHFMELHKELRTYKTFMKLPLPSRSHTIKRKTVARSGEGQIPNLPRGGGEELDREGQVSSRRKQLEDYLNKLLKMPMYRNYHATMEFIDVSQLSFIHDLGPKGLEGMVLKRSGGHRIPGINCCGHSKICYRWSKRWLVVKDSFLLYMKPDSGAISFVMLVDKEFGIKMDSKDTETKHGVRVDSLSRSLVLKCSSYRHARWWGQAIEGFVKKHGSAFLTDHRFRSFAKEKENIPAKWYVNGRTYMEDVADALEGAKEEIFITDWWLSPEIFLKRPVVEGNRWRLDCILKRKAQQGVQIFVMLYKEVELALGINSGYSKRTLLGLHPNIKVMRHPDHVSSTVYLWAHHEKIVVVDQSVAFVGGIDLAYGRWDDREHRLTDIGSVTLSNLDQTRAAPSTSAEPASGRGVLTVSDSVEQPRLRGHGKRKSRFSIRRHLQKHGLAQADSDSDLEAEDSWSHSVSSQHSLIPGRLAELRAAAPVGQGPAGSGSMRSLHTGVGELFGNTRFWHGKDYCNFVHKDWIQLDKPFDDFIDRHATPRMPWHDIAAVVHGRAARDVARHFIQRWNFTKLVKPKYNSASFPCLLPKSHTTAGEEQYQVPDSVRARVQILRSASDWSAGIKYHEESIHEAYVHVIQSSQHFIYIENQFFISCADNKHVFNRIGDAIAQRIIRAHREGKRYRVFVVTPLLPGFEGDINTGGGSAIQAVMHFNYRTMNRGDQSIISQLRRELGDQWINYISFAGLRTHAELEGKLVTELIYVHSKMMIADDNTVIIGSANINDRSMLGKRDSEVAVIVEDTELVASVMDGQTYQAGKFALQLRLECFKMILGAFTDASIDVSDPVSDQFYKEVWMTTAARNATIYEKVFRCLPSSDVRNLLELEVYLSKPSLDKEDAARAHEELKKIRGFLVQFPLQFLSEQNLLPPIGSKEAMVPMEVWT; encoded by the exons ATGCTGCGGCAGTCGGACCCGAGCTCCAGCACCCTGCAGCTGGTGGCCAACGATATGACCGGCATCATGGAGAAACTGGACACCCGTGAGCTTGACCTGGGAGATGGAGACTACGACACCACGGACTCCAGTGCTCCAG CGGGGCACTTGTCTTTCCAAACCATCTACCACACGGTGGGTTTCAAGGACCCTGAAGCCAAAGTGTTCCTTTCGTTACCCATCACCGCCAAGATCCTGGAGGTGGAGCGGTTCACGTCGGTTCAGGACCGCTTCAACGTCACCACCCAGAGGAGCGTCAACAAG TCGATGCCGGCGGTGTTTAAGATAGAGCTGAAACACGGCGAGTTCACGTGGGtggtgaagaagaaggagaagcactTCATGGAGCTGCACAAGGAGCTGAGGACGTACAAGACCTTCATGAAGCTGCCGCTGCCGTCGCGCAG ccacACAATAAAGAGGAAGACAGTGGCGAGGAGCGGTGAGGGGCAGATCCCCAACCTgccccgaggaggaggagaggagctggacagaGAGGGGCAGGTCTCCAGTCGCAGG AAACAACTGGAGGATTACTTGAATAAGCTGTTGAAGATGCCGATGTACAGGAACTACCACGCTACG ATGGAGTTCATCGACGTGAGTCAGCTGTCCTTCATCCACGACCTGGGACCTAAAGGCCT CGAAGGAATGGTGCTGAAGCGATCCGGCGGCCATCGGATTCCTGGAATCAACTGCTGTGGGCACAGCAAGATCTGCTACCGCTGGTCCAAACG GTGGCTGGTGGTGAAGGACTCCTTCCTGCTGTACATGAAGCCGGACTCGGGGGCCATCTCCTTCGTGATGCTGGTCGACAAGGAGTTCGGCATCAAGATGGACTCCAAAGACACGGAGACCAAACACGGCGTCCGCGTCGACAGCCTCTCCAG GTCTCTGGTGTTGAAgtgcagcagctacagacacGCTCGCTGGTGGGGCCAGGCCATCGAAGGCTTCGTCAAGAAGCACGGCTCCGCGTTTCTCACCGATCATCGCTTCAGGTCCTTCGCCAAAGAGAAGGAGAACATTCCTGCCAAATG GTACGTGAATGGGAGGACGTACATGGAGGACGTGGCTGATGCTCTGGAAGGAGCCAAGGAAGAAATCTTCATAACAGACTggtg GTTGAGTCCAGAGATCTTCCTGAAGAGGCCGGTGGTGGAAGGCAACCGCTGGCGCCTGGACTGCATTTTAAAACGCAAAGCG caacaagGAGTGCAAATCTTCGTGATGCTGTACAAGGAGGTGGAGTTGGCTCTGGGCATCAACTCAGGATACAGCAAGCGGACGCTGCTGGGCCTCCACCCCAACATCAAG GTCATGCGTCACCCAGACCACGTGTCGTCCACCGTGTACCTGTGGGCGCACCATGAGAAGATCGTAGTGGTGGACCAGTCGGTGGCCTTCGTGGGCGGCATCGACCTGGCGTACGGGCGCTGGGATGACCGGGAGCACAGGCTGACGGACATCGGCAGCGTGACGCTGTCCAACCTGGACCAG ACCAGAGCCGCTCCCTCCACCAGTGCAGAGCCGGCCAGCGGCAGGGGCGTGCTGACGGTGTCGGACTCGGTGGAGCAGCCCAGACTGAGAGGCCACGGCAAGAGGAAGAGCCGGTTCAGCATCAGGAGACACCTGCAGAAACACGGGCTGGCCCAGGCCGACAGCGACAGCGACCTGGAGGCCGAGGACA GTTGGTCCCACAGCGTGTCCAGCCAACACAGCCTGATCCCCGGCAGGCTGGCGGAGCTGAGGGCGGCCGCTCCCGTCGGCCAGGGTCCGGCCG gaaGCGGGTCGATGCGCAGTCTGCACACGGGCGTCGGTGAGCTCTTCGGGAACACGCGCTTCTGGCACGGCAAAGACTACTGCAACTTTGTGCACAAGGACTGGATCCAGCTGGACAAGCCGTTCGATG ACTTCATAGACAGACACGCCACTCCCAGGATGCCGTGGCACGACATCGCCGCCGTGGTCCACGGCAGAGCGGCTCGCGACGTGGCCAGACACTTCATCCAGCGCTGGAACTTCaccaag CTGGTGAAGCCAAAGTACAACAGTGCGTCGTTCCCGTGTCTGCTGCCCAAGTCTCACACCACGGCAGGAGAGGAGCAGTACCAGGTACCGGACAGCGTCCGGGCCAGAGTCCAG ATCCTCCGCTCGGCCTCCGACTGGTCCGCCGGCATCAAGTACCACGAGGAGTCGATCCACGAGGCGTACGTGCACGTCATCCAGAGCAGCCAGCACTTCATCTACATAGAG AATCAGTTCTTCATCAGCTGTGCAGACAACAAGCACGTTTTCAACCGGATCGGAGACGCTATCGCTCAGCGCATCATCAGAGCGCACAG GGAGGGGAAGCGGTACCGGGTGTTTGTGGTGACGCCGCTTCTTCCAGGCTTTGAAGGAGACATTAACACTGGGGgcggcagcgccatccaggccgTCATGCACTTCaactacag GACCATGAACAGAGGAGACCAGTCCATCATCTCCCAGCTTAGGAGGGAGC TGGGAGACCAGTGGATCAACTACATCTCCTTCGCTGGTCTGAGGACTCACGCTGAGCTGGAAGGCAAACTGGTCACAGAGCTCATCTACGTTCACAGCAAGATGATGATCGCCGACGACAACACGGTCATCATCG GCTCTGCCAACATCAACGACCGGAGCATGCTGGGAAAGCGGGACAGCGAGGTGGCGGTGATCGTGGAGGACACGGAGCTGGTGGCCTCGGTGATGGACGGGCAGACGTACCAGGCCGGAAagtttgctctgcagcttcgCCTCGAGTGTTTCAA GATGATTCTGGGCGCCTTCACGGACGCCTCCATCGACGTGTCCGACCCCGTCAGTGACCAGTTCTATAAGGAGGTGTGGATGACCACCGCCGCCCGTAACGCCACCATCTACGAGAAG GTTTTCCGCTGTCTCCCGTCCAGCGACGTCCGtaacctgctggagctggaggtctACCTGTCCAAGCCGAGCCTGGACAAGGAGGACGCGGCCCGCGCCCACGAGGAGCTCAAGAAGATCCGCGGCTTCCTGGTCCAGTTTCCTCTTCAGTTCCTGTCCGAGCAGAACCTGCTTCCTCCCATTGGCTCCAAGGAGGCCATGGTCCCCATGGAGGTCTGGACCTGA